The Eleginops maclovinus isolate JMC-PN-2008 ecotype Puerto Natales chromosome 3, JC_Emac_rtc_rv5, whole genome shotgun sequence genome includes a region encoding these proteins:
- the ankrd28b gene encoding serine/threonine-protein phosphatase 6 regulatory ankyrin repeat subunit A, whose product MVVLKIRDQPALLKAIFNVDPDEVRSLIFKKEDVNAQDNEKRTPLHAAAYLGDAEIIELLILSGARVNAKDNKWLTPLHRAVASCSEEAVQVLLKHSADVNARDKNWQTPLHIAAANKAVRCAEALVPLLSNVNVSDRAGRTALHHAAFSGHLEMVRLLLSRGANINAFDKRDRRAIHWAAYMGHIEVVKLLSSHGAEVACKDKKSYTPLHAAASSGMISVVKYLLDLGVDINEPNAYGNTPLHVACYNGQDVVVNELIECGANVNKVNEKGFAPLHFTAASRHGALCLELLVCNGADVNMKSKDGKTPLHMTAIHGRFSRSQAIIENGAEIDCEDKKGNTPLHIAARYGHELLINTLITNRADTAKRGVHGMFPLHLAALSGFSDCCRKLLSSGFDIDTPDDFGRTCLHAAAAGGNLECLNLLLNTGADFNRKDSFGRTPLHYAAANCNYQCLFALVGSGASVNDLDERGCTPLHYAAASDTDGKCLEYLLRNDANPGIRDNQGYNAVHYASAYGHRLCLELIASETPLDVLMETSGTDILNDSDVRAPISPLHLAAYHGHHHAMEVLVQSLLDLDVRNSQGRTPLDLAAFKGHVECVDVLINQGASILVKDFTLKRTPIHAAATNGHSECLRLLIGNADLQSAVDIQDGNGQTPLMLSVLSGHTDCVYSLLNKGANVEAKDKWGRTALHRGAVTGHEECVEALLQHSASFLVRDCKGRTPVHLAAACGHIGVLGGLLHAAQSVETLPVLTDNQGYTPLHWACYNGHDTCVEVLLEQEVFHKAEGSSFSPLHCAVIHDNEGAAEMLIDTLGPAIVNAKDSKHRTPLHAAAFTDHVECLQLLLSHNSQVNSVDAVGKTPLMMAAENGQTNAVELLVSSAKADLTLQDAVKNTALHLACSKGHETSALLILEKITDRNLINATNAALQTPLHVAARNGLTVVVQELLAKGASVLAVDENGYTPALACAPNKDVADCLALILATMMPVSPCAPAPTIPFSAINHYTTSPSKSVTFDSLPALRDEHSSYCSFNNIGHQDGLYKEEELNDSDSETY is encoded by the exons ATGGTGGTTCTCAAAATTCGAGACCAG ccTGCTTTGCTGAAAGCTATTTTCAATGTGGACCCAGATGAAGTACGCTCACTGATATTCAAAAAAGAGGATGTGAATGCACAG GACAATGAGAAGCGAACTCCATTGCACGCTGCTGCTTACCTTGGAGATGCAGAGATTATAGAATTGCTGATTCTTTCAG GTGCCAGAGTAAATGCCAAAGATAACAAGTGGCTCACTCCTCTGCACCGGGCCGTGGCCTCCTGCAGTGAG GAGGCTGTTCAGGTCTTGCTGAAACACTCTGCAGACGTAAACGCCCGAGACAAGAACTGGCAAACACCGCTTCACATCGCCGCGGCAAATAAAGCTGTCCGCTGCGCTGAAGCCCTCGTCCCGCTGCTCAGCAATGTGAATGTGTCCGATAGAGCAGGCCGGACTGCGCTGCACCATGCAGCCTTCAGCGGTCATCTGGAG ATGGTGAGGCTCCTGCTCTCTAGAGGAGCAAACATCAATGCCTTTGATAAGAGGGACCGCCGTGCAATCCACTGGGCAGCATACATGG GACACATAGAGGTGGTAAAGCTGCTGTCATCTCATGGAGCTGAGGTGGCCTGCAAAGATAAGAAATCCTACACCCCCTTACATGCAGCAGCCTCCAGTGGAATGATCAGCGTTGTTAAATACCTCCTCGACTTGGGGGTGGAT ATCAATGAGCCCAATGCATATGGCAACACACCCCTTCATGTGGCCTGCTACAACGGGCAGGACGTGGTGGTGAACGAGCTCATCGAGTGCGGCGCTAACGTCAACAAAGTGAACGAGAAGGGCTTCGCACCGCTCCATTTTACCGCCGCTTCACGCCACGGGGCGCTCTGTCTGGAGCTCCTAGTGTGCAATGGGGCTGATGTCAAtatgaag AGCAAAGATGGTAAGACTCCCCTCCACATGACAGCCATCCATGGGAGGTTTTCTAGGTCTCAAGCAATCATTGAGAATG gTGCTGAGATTGACTGTGAAGATAAGAAAGGAAATACACCACTGCACATTGCAGCTCGATACGGACACGAGCTCCTCATCAACACCCTTATCACCAACAGAGCTGACACTGCTAA ACGAGGGGTTCATGGTATGTTCCCTCTGCATCTGGCCGCTCTCAGTGGATTCTCTGACTGCTGCCGAAAGCTGCTGTCTTCAG GATTTGACATTGATACTCCTGATGACTTTGGAAGGAcctgtttacatgctgctgctgctggggg aaACCTGGAATGTCTCAATCTTCTCCTCAACACGGGGGCAGATTTTAACAGAAAGGACAGCTTTGGCAG GACCCCTCTTCACTATGCTGCTGCCAACTGCAACTACCAGTGCCTGTTTGCTCTGGTGGGCTCAGGAGCCAGCGTCAATGACCTAGACGAGCGAGGCTGCACTCCTCTCCACTACGCCGCTGCCTCTGACACAGATGGAAA GTGCCTGGAGTATTTACTGCGAAATGATGCAAATCCAGGGATCCGGGACAATCAGGGCTACAATGCTGTGCACTACGCCTCGGCATATGGACATCGCCTCTGTCTGGAGCTG ATTGCAAGTGAAACACCTCTAGATGTG CTAATGGAAACCTCAGGGACAGACATCCTGAATGACTCCGATGTCAGAGCACCAATCAGCCCTCTGCACCTTGCT GCATACCACGGTCACCACCATGCTATGGAGGTTCTGGTGCAGTCTCTGCTCGATCTGGATGTGAGAAACAGCCAAGGGCGCACACCCCTAGACCTGGCTGCCTTTAAGGGCCATGTGGAGTGCGTGGATGTCCTAATCAACCAGGGAGCCTCCATCCTGGTCAAAGACTTCACCTTGAAGCGAACCCCCATCCATGCAGCAG CTACTAATGGTCATTCAGAATGTTTGCGTTTGCTGATTGGAAATGCTGATCTTCAAAGTGCAGTAGATATTCAAGATGGGAACGGACA AACCCCTTTGATGCTGTCAGTCCTGAGTGGACACACAGATTGTGTCTATTCTCTACTAAATAAGGGAGCCAATGTAGAAGCCAAAGATAAGTGGGGCAGGACGGCCCTGCATAGAGGA GCGGTGACCGGTCATGAAGAATGTGTGGAGGCCTTGCTTCAGCACAGCGCCAGTTTCCTGGTGCGAGACTGTAAAGGGCGCACACCGGTCCACCTGGCAGCGGCGTGTGGACACATTGGGGTACTGGGAGGCCTGCTGCATGCTGCCCAATCAGTGGAAACACTCCCTGTCTTAACAGACAACCAAGGCTACACCCCACTGCACTGGGCCTGCTACAATG GTCACGATACGTGTGTGGAGGTTTTGCTGGAGCAAGAGGTTTTTCACAAGGCTGAAGGCAGTTCTTTCAGCCCTCTCCACTGCGCTGT AATCCATGACAACGAAGGGGCTGCTGAGATGCTGATAGACACTTTGGGCCCTGCCATTGTCAATGCCAAAGACAGTAAACACAG GACCCCACTACATGCAGCAGCCTTCACTGACCATGTAGAGtgtctccagctgctgctgagcCACAACTCTCAGGTCAACAGTGTTGATGCTGTGGGCAAGACCCCGCTCATGATGGCTGCTGAAAATGGCCAGACCAACGCTGTTG AGCTGCTGGTGAGCAGTGCGAAAGCAGATCTCACTCTGCAGGATGCTGTGAAGAACACTGCACTTCATCTCGCCTGCAGTAAG GGACATGAAACCAGTGCCTTGTTGATATTGGAGAAGATTACAGACCGAAACCTCATAAATGCTACTAACGCCGCCTTACAGAC gcCTCTACATGTGGCTGCAAGAAATGGTTTAACTGTGGTGGTGCAAGAGCTTCTTGCAAAGGGAGCCAGTGTACTTGCTGTAGATGAAAACG GTTACACACCCGCCTTGGCTTGTGCCCCTAACAAAGATGTGGCAGACTGCCTAGCCCTCATCCTGGCCACCATGATGCCTGTGTCCCCCTGCGCCCCGGCACCCACCATCCCTTTCAGTGCTATTAACCACTACACCACCAGCCCCTCCAAGAGCGTCACCTTCGACAGTCTGCCCGCGCTGCGCGACGAGCACAGCTCGTACTGCAGCTTCAACAACATCGGCCATCAAGATGGCCTCTATAAGGAAGAAGAGCTCAATGACTCAGACTCAGAGACGTACTGA